A genomic region of Metopolophium dirhodum isolate CAU chromosome 1, ASM1992520v1, whole genome shotgun sequence contains the following coding sequences:
- the LOC132946087 gene encoding uncharacterized protein LOC132946087 yields the protein MTGTLQKCLNDLYEWCFETGFIFSPQKTKCILFSNKRKLIKPKLFLGTSRLPFVEDISILGLTFDKKLSWKSHIMSLKKNSYKSLNVIKSLSHCEWGAEGTILLNVYRSLVRSKLDNGSICYGNSESKLLQILDTIHNAGLRFSIGAFKSSPIVSLLSLTGEPSLQHRRTKLSLNYIARIFSSPENSTIHFLNKKRFSNIYEHNSKLRKPLGLRLQKEMMDINIEINEICQHESSLIPTWKQPNYLVDTSLTEHLRKETPNTIYNNLFNELIHTSNTSTQIYTDASKTEMGIGLAVVHLNVTKQYKLNKLSSIYSAEYLALLKGFQFALDINNAKIDICSDSLSALANLQSKTLSEPLALSISNLLSKSNKEIRFIWTPGHCNIKGNEKADEAARNAVNSPDSENIPFSSLVDIKRNISKYCIDLWNSQWHMTTENKLREIKHSVELWPRYTELNRKNEVILNRLRIGHTKLTHGHHNFSSQFKIL from the coding sequence ATGACCGGAACACTCCAAAAATGCCTCAATGACCTGTATGAATGGTGCTTCGAAACCGGTTTCATTTTTTCACCTCAAaagacaaaatgtattttattttcgaatAAAAGAAAACTAATTAAACCAAAACTCTTTCTTGGAACATCTCGTTTACCCTTCGTTGAAGACATTTCAATACTTGGTCTCACTTTCGATAAAAAGCTTTCTTGGAAATCCCATATTATGTCActcaaaaaaaattcatataaaaGCCTTAATGTCATCAAATCATTAAGTCATTGTGAATGGGGTGCTGAAGGaaccatattattaaatgtatatagatcGCTTGTAAGATCCAAACTCGATAATGGTTCAATTTGTTACGGAAACTCAGAATCAAAGCTCTTACAAATTCTCGATACAATCCACAATGCCGGACTGAGATTTTCAATTGGTGCATTCAAAAGCAGCCCGATTGTTAGTTTGTTATCCCTGACTGGTGAACCCTCACTTCAGCACCGAAGAACTAAATTATCTCTTAATTATATAGCTCGCATCTTTTCTTCCCCGGAAAATTCAACCATTCACTTTTTAAACAAAAAGcgcttttcaaatatatatgaaCACAATTCTAAACTAAGAAAACCATTAGGGCTAAGGCTACAAAAAGAGATGATGGATATCAACattgaaattaatgaaatatgtcAACACGAAAGCAGTTTGATACCCACCTGGAAACAACCAAATTACCTAGTTGATACAAGCTTAACAGAACACCTTAGGAAAGAAACaccaaatactatttataataacctatttaatgaactaatacACACTTCAAATACCAGCACTCAGATCTATACTGATGCATCTAAAACCGAAATGGGCATAGGACTTGCAGTTGTACACCTCAATGTAACTAAACAGtataaactcaataaattaagCAGTATTTATTCAGCTGAATACCTAGCATTATTGAAAGGATTTCAATTTGCCCTAGATATCAATAATGCTAAAATCGATATTTGCTCGGACTCACTTAGTGCCTTAGCAAATCTACAATCCAAAACCTTATCAGAACCATTGGCTCTTTCAATCAGCAACCTTCTTTCCAAATCGAATAAAGAAATCAGATTTATATGGACCCCAGGTCACTGTAACATAAAGGGAAATGAGAAGGCAGACGAAGCGGCTAGAAATGCAGTCAACAGTCCAGACAGTGAAAATATTCCTTTTTCCTCACTTGtggatataaaaagaaatataagcAAATACTGTATTGATTTGTGGAACTCACAGTGGCACATGACCACGGAAAATAAATTAAGGGAAATTAAGCACTCTGTTGAACTCTGGCCAAGATACACTgaactaaacagaaaaaatgaaGTTATTCTCAATCGACTTAGAATCGGTCACACGAAACTCACACACGGACATCATAATTTTAGTtcacagttcaaaatattataa